A single region of the Novosphingobium sp. SL115 genome encodes:
- a CDS encoding NADH-quinone oxidoreductase subunit J, translating into MIQVFAFYLFATLCIFSGAVTILARNPVHSVLWLILAFFNAAGLMVLVGAEFIAMLLVIVYVGAVAVLFLFVVMMLDIDFAELRAGFVKNFPLGMALAVVLFVELFVGLIVHGSGGVELGKAAGAAVQVADVSNIQAIGALLYSRYLFLFEAAGIVLLVAMIGAIVLTHRQRVGVRGQNVSKQNARRPEDATINMQPETGKGVSL; encoded by the coding sequence ATGATTCAGGTATTTGCCTTCTATCTCTTCGCCACGCTCTGCATCTTCAGCGGCGCCGTGACGATCCTTGCCCGCAATCCGGTGCATTCGGTGCTGTGGCTGATCCTCGCGTTCTTCAACGCCGCCGGCCTGATGGTGCTGGTGGGCGCTGAATTCATCGCGATGTTGCTGGTCATCGTCTATGTCGGCGCGGTCGCGGTGCTGTTCCTGTTCGTCGTCATGATGCTCGACATCGACTTTGCCGAACTGCGCGCAGGCTTCGTCAAGAATTTCCCGCTGGGCATGGCGCTGGCCGTCGTGCTGTTCGTCGAACTGTTCGTGGGCCTGATCGTCCATGGTTCGGGTGGCGTCGAACTGGGCAAGGCAGCCGGTGCCGCGGTGCAGGTGGCCGATGTTTCGAACATTCAGGCGATCGGCGCGCTGCTTTACAGCCGCTATCTGTTCCTGTTCGAAGCGGCGGGCATCGTCCTGCTGGTCGCCATGATTGGCGCCATCGTGCTGACCCATCGCCAGCGTGTTGGCGTACGCGGCCAGAACGTGTCGAAGCAGAATGCGCGCCGTCCGGAAGACGCGACGATCAACATGCAGCCGGAAACGGGCAAGGGAGTGTCGCTCTGA
- the nuoK gene encoding NADH-quinone oxidoreductase subunit NuoK has product MIGIEHYLVVSSILFVLGVLGIFLNRKNVIIILMAIELILLSVNLNLVAFSAFLHDLVGQVFAMFVLTVAAGEAAIGLAILVIYFRGRGTIAVDDVNRMKG; this is encoded by the coding sequence ATGATCGGCATCGAACACTATCTCGTCGTCAGCTCGATCCTGTTCGTGCTGGGCGTGCTGGGCATCTTCCTCAACCGGAAGAACGTGATTATCATTCTGATGGCGATCGAACTGATCCTGCTTTCGGTAAACCTCAACCTCGTCGCGTTCAGCGCGTTCCTGCATGATCTTGTGGGGCAAGTGTTCGCGATGTTCGTGTTGACGGTTGCGGCAGGCGAAGCGGCCATCGGGCTTGCCATTCTGGTCATCTATTTCCGTGGTCGCGGCACCATTGCCGTTGACGACGTCAACCGGATGAAAGGCTGA
- the nuoL gene encoding NADH-quinone oxidoreductase subunit L, with protein MSFITIIVFLPLLAAIIAGLGNKKLGAVQAKVVTTGALFISCALSWPIFLSFLGGHAEASVTPVLHWVKSGNLDFAWALRVDTLTAVMLVVITSVSALVHLYSWGYMSEEPDQPRFFAYLSLFTFAMLMLVTADNLVQMFFGWEGVGLASYLLIGFWFRKPSANAAAMKAFVVNRVGDLGFMMGIFGTFLVFGTVSIPAILEAAPGMAGSTIGFLGHRFDTMTVLCLLLFVGAMGKSAQLGLHTWLPDAMEGPTPVSALIHAATMVTAGVFMVCRLSPMFEVSPTALSFVTFIGAMTCIFAATVGTTQTDIKRVIAYSTCSQLGYMFFAAGVSAYGAAMFHLFTHAFFKALLFLGAGSVIHAMHHEQDMRYYGGLRKKIPLTYWAMMMGTLAITGVGIVDVFGFAGFYSKDAILEAAYAKGTELGHFAFFIGIFAALLTSFYSWRLIFLTFFGKPRWEQSEHIQHAVHDAHGHGHDDHAHAHHDDHGHHDEHSDGTAGYHPHESPLNMLVPLGVLSLGAVLAGFVFHHAFVSEGTGHFWKGALVFSEHLIHAMHEVPTWVKWAPFGVMATGLFIAWYAYIRNPKFPAAFVDQFGFLYKFLLNKWYFDELYHYVFIVPAMWLGRVFWKVMDQGIIDRFGPNGAAWVVAQGSRAAAKLQSGYLYSYALVMLVGLVGAISWVIAQ; from the coding sequence ATGTCTTTCATCACAATCATCGTATTCCTGCCGCTTCTGGCAGCGATCATTGCCGGGCTTGGCAACAAGAAGCTTGGCGCGGTTCAGGCCAAGGTCGTCACCACGGGCGCGCTGTTCATTTCGTGCGCGCTGTCATGGCCGATCTTCCTCTCGTTTCTGGGCGGACATGCCGAAGCGAGCGTGACTCCGGTGCTGCACTGGGTGAAGTCGGGCAATCTCGACTTTGCGTGGGCTTTGCGCGTGGACACCCTGACCGCAGTCATGCTGGTGGTCATCACCAGCGTCTCGGCGCTCGTTCACCTCTATTCGTGGGGGTATATGAGCGAAGAGCCGGATCAGCCGCGCTTCTTTGCTTACCTATCGCTCTTTACTTTCGCCATGCTCATGCTGGTGACCGCCGATAACCTCGTCCAGATGTTCTTCGGCTGGGAAGGCGTGGGTCTTGCCTCGTACCTGCTGATCGGCTTCTGGTTCAGGAAGCCCTCGGCCAATGCCGCCGCGATGAAGGCATTCGTGGTCAACCGCGTGGGCGACCTTGGCTTCATGATGGGCATTTTCGGCACGTTCCTGGTGTTCGGCACCGTGTCGATCCCGGCGATCCTTGAAGCCGCGCCGGGCATGGCCGGTTCGACCATCGGGTTCCTGGGGCATCGTTTCGATACGATGACCGTATTGTGCCTGCTGCTGTTCGTGGGCGCCATGGGCAAGTCGGCGCAGCTTGGCCTGCACACCTGGCTGCCAGACGCGATGGAAGGCCCGACCCCGGTGTCGGCGCTGATCCACGCTGCGACCATGGTTACCGCAGGCGTCTTCATGGTTTGCCGCCTGTCGCCAATGTTCGAAGTCAGCCCTACGGCGCTGTCGTTCGTGACCTTCATCGGTGCGATGACCTGTATCTTTGCCGCAACTGTTGGTACGACGCAGACCGACATCAAGCGCGTGATCGCCTATTCGACCTGTTCGCAGCTGGGCTACATGTTCTTTGCTGCGGGCGTTTCGGCCTATGGCGCGGCGATGTTCCACCTTTTCACGCACGCCTTCTTCAAGGCACTGCTGTTCCTCGGTGCAGGGTCGGTGATCCATGCGATGCACCATGAACAGGACATGCGCTATTACGGTGGCCTGCGTAAGAAGATCCCGCTCACTTACTGGGCGATGATGATGGGCACGCTTGCGATTACCGGTGTCGGGATTGTCGATGTGTTCGGCTTCGCAGGCTTCTATTCGAAGGATGCCATCCTTGAAGCGGCCTATGCAAAGGGCACCGAACTGGGGCATTTTGCCTTCTTCATCGGTATCTTCGCGGCATTGCTGACCAGCTTCTATTCCTGGCGCCTGATCTTCCTGACCTTCTTCGGAAAGCCGCGTTGGGAGCAGTCGGAACACATTCAGCATGCGGTTCACGATGCGCACGGCCATGGCCATGATGACCATGCGCACGCACATCATGACGACCACGGCCACCATGATGAGCACAGCGACGGTACGGCGGGGTATCATCCGCATGAAAGCCCGCTGAACATGCTGGTGCCGCTGGGTGTGTTGTCGCTGGGTGCTGTTTTGGCAGGTTTCGTGTTCCACCATGCTTTCGTCAGCGAAGGCACTGGGCATTTCTGGAAGGGCGCGCTGGTGTTCAGCGAACACCTGATCCATGCGATGCATGAAGTGCCGACGTGGGTGAAATGGGCACCGTTTGGTGTGATGGCCACCGGCCTGTTCATCGCCTGGTATGCCTATATCCGCAATCCGAAGTTCCCGGCGGCATTCGTCGACCAGTTCGGCTTCCTCTATAAGTTCCTGCTCAACAAGTGGTACTTCGACGAACTCTACCACTATGTCTTCATCGTTCCGGCGATGTGGCTGGGCAGGGTGTTCTGGAAGGTCATGGATCAGGGCATTATCGACCGTTTCGGCCCCAACGGCGCCGCATGGGTGGTTGCCCAGGGCAGCCGCGCCGCCGCCAAGCTCCAGTCGGGGTATCTCTATAGCTATGCGCTGGTCATGCTCGTCGGACTTGTCGGCGCGATCAGCTGGGTGATCGCACAATGA
- a CDS encoding NADH-quinone oxidoreductase subunit M — translation MNGFPILSLMLLVPLAAAVACLVVPREQARSIALVATLVDFVLGMILWANYDIGGAQWQFTESAALFAGFSWKLGIDGIALLLIALTVFLMPVCIGASWISIDKRQGEYYAAFLLMETLMIGVFAAQDLFLFYIMFEAGLIPMYLIIGVWGGADRIYASYKFFLYTLFGSVLMLIAMFWMVNEAGTTDIPTLMAYNFPVQAQTWLWLAFFASFAVKMPMWPVHTWLPDAHVQAPTGGSVILAGVLLKMGGYGFIRFSLPMFPEASALFAPLVFAMSMAAVVITSLIALVQHDMKKLIAYSSVAHMAIVTVGLFAFNKQGLEGSMVVMLSHGLVAGALFLCVGVIYDRLHTREIDRYGGLSINMPYYSVFFLLFTMASIGLPGTSGFVGEFLSLIGIYEMSSWVALVCTTGIILGAAYMLYLYRRVAYGEQKNADAAAMLDLDKREWAMMVPLAAVVLWMGVYPESFIAPMRADIAALDARLAQAKPKGDAQVTPGNPKAAAAAHGAEGHATEESSAHEGAH, via the coding sequence ATGAACGGGTTTCCCATTCTTTCGCTGATGCTGCTGGTGCCGTTGGCAGCAGCCGTGGCCTGCCTTGTCGTTCCGCGCGAACAGGCACGCAGCATCGCGCTTGTCGCAACGCTGGTCGATTTCGTGCTCGGCATGATTTTGTGGGCGAACTATGATATCGGTGGGGCGCAGTGGCAGTTCACGGAAAGCGCTGCGCTGTTTGCAGGCTTCTCGTGGAAGCTGGGCATTGACGGTATCGCGCTGCTGCTGATTGCCCTCACGGTGTTCCTGATGCCGGTGTGCATCGGGGCTAGCTGGATATCGATCGACAAGCGTCAGGGCGAATATTACGCGGCGTTCCTGCTGATGGAAACGCTGATGATCGGCGTGTTCGCGGCGCAGGATCTGTTCCTGTTCTACATCATGTTCGAAGCCGGCCTGATCCCGATGTATCTCATCATCGGCGTGTGGGGCGGGGCTGACCGCATCTATGCCAGCTACAAGTTCTTCCTCTACACGCTGTTCGGCTCGGTGCTGATGCTGATCGCGATGTTCTGGATGGTGAATGAAGCGGGCACCACCGACATTCCGACGCTGATGGCCTACAACTTCCCGGTTCAGGCGCAGACTTGGCTGTGGCTTGCGTTCTTTGCCAGCTTTGCGGTGAAGATGCCGATGTGGCCGGTTCACACATGGCTGCCGGACGCGCACGTTCAGGCACCTACCGGCGGTTCCGTCATTCTGGCCGGTGTGCTGCTTAAGATGGGCGGCTATGGCTTCATCCGCTTCTCGCTGCCGATGTTCCCGGAAGCTTCGGCGCTGTTTGCGCCGCTGGTCTTTGCCATGTCGATGGCGGCCGTGGTCATCACCTCGCTGATCGCGCTGGTGCAGCACGACATGAAGAAGCTGATCGCCTATTCGTCGGTGGCTCACATGGCTATCGTCACGGTCGGGCTATTCGCGTTCAACAAGCAGGGCCTTGAAGGTTCGATGGTCGTGATGCTCAGCCACGGTCTTGTTGCAGGCGCGCTGTTCCTCTGCGTCGGCGTGATCTATGACCGCCTGCATACCCGCGAGATTGACCGTTACGGCGGGCTTTCGATCAACATGCCGTATTATTCGGTGTTCTTCCTGCTGTTCACGATGGCTTCCATCGGTCTGCCGGGCACAAGCGGGTTTGTCGGCGAATTTCTGTCGCTGATCGGCATTTACGAAATGTCGAGCTGGGTTGCGCTGGTTTGCACCACGGGTATCATCCTTGGCGCGGCTTACATGCTCTACCTCTATCGCCGGGTCGCCTATGGCGAACAGAAGAACGCCGATGCTGCCGCGATGCTTGATCTCGACAAGCGCGAATGGGCGATGATGGTGCCGCTGGCTGCGGTGGTGCTGTGGATGGGTGTCTATCCTGAAAGCTTCATTGCGCCGATGCGTGCCGATATTGCAGCGCTCGATGCGCGCCTTGCACAAGCAAAGCCCAAGGGCGATGCGCAAGTCACGCCGGGCAATCCCAAGGCTGCCGCTGCCGCACATGGCGCGGAAGGTCATGCTACCGAAGAAAGTTCTGCGCATGAGGGGGCGCACTGA
- the nuoN gene encoding NADH-quinone oxidoreductase subunit NuoN — MDIIRSLLLVAPETLISISGLILLLVAAWCGDKASRLISIAAVAVLTACAFLVAPALWGGAMGPETEAFGGQYRADAFAAFAKLLIYAGAGVTLIVAPSFFDRFKAMRAEFPLLIMFAALGMGMMVSAGDLLTLYIGLELNSLASYVMAAFLRTDDRSAESGLKYFVLGSLASGILLFGMSLTYGFTGTTTYAGIQAALTGQMATGALFGVIFVLAGLAFKISAAPFHMWTPDVYEGAPTPVTAFFATAPKVAALGLLMRVSLEAFGSQPHAWQQVVIFASLLSIVIGALGAIGQSNIKRLMAYSSINNVGFMLIGLASATKAGASAMLVYLAIYVAMSVAGFVAVLLLRDENGDPIEAIADIAGLSKTRPWLALSLASVMFSLAGIPPLFGFWGKFVVFQAAVQADLIVLAAIGIAASVIGAFYYLKVVKVMYFDDAAGKVKGEGELSHTVLLVLSTLAISPLGYLLTKCLGALADNAAAALFPVG, encoded by the coding sequence ATGGATATCATCCGTTCGCTCTTGCTGGTCGCGCCCGAAACGCTGATTTCGATTTCGGGGCTGATCCTGCTGCTCGTTGCTGCTTGGTGTGGTGACAAGGCTTCGCGCCTGATCTCGATTGCCGCGGTTGCTGTGCTTACCGCCTGCGCCTTCCTTGTCGCACCTGCGCTGTGGGGTGGGGCGATGGGGCCGGAAACCGAAGCTTTCGGTGGTCAGTATCGCGCCGATGCCTTTGCCGCATTTGCCAAACTGCTGATCTATGCGGGCGCTGGTGTCACGCTGATCGTCGCGCCGTCATTCTTTGACAGGTTCAAGGCGATGCGCGCGGAATTCCCGCTGCTGATCATGTTTGCCGCGCTGGGTATGGGCATGATGGTTTCGGCAGGCGATCTGCTGACGCTCTACATCGGCCTCGAACTCAACAGTCTTGCGTCTTACGTCATGGCGGCGTTCCTGCGCACTGATGACCGTTCGGCGGAATCGGGCCTCAAGTACTTCGTGCTGGGTTCGCTCGCTTCGGGCATTCTGCTGTTCGGGATGAGCCTGACTTACGGCTTTACCGGCACCACCACCTATGCCGGCATTCAGGCCGCCTTGACCGGCCAGATGGCCACGGGTGCGCTGTTCGGTGTCATCTTTGTGCTGGCCGGTCTTGCTTTCAAGATCAGCGCTGCACCATTCCACATGTGGACGCCTGACGTTTATGAAGGTGCGCCGACCCCGGTGACCGCCTTCTTTGCGACGGCTCCCAAAGTGGCGGCGCTCGGCCTTCTGATGCGGGTCAGCCTTGAAGCGTTCGGTTCGCAGCCGCATGCGTGGCAGCAGGTGGTGATCTTTGCGTCCCTGCTGTCGATCGTCATCGGCGCGCTGGGTGCCATCGGGCAGAGCAATATCAAGCGCCTGATGGCCTATTCGTCGATCAACAACGTCGGCTTCATGCTCATCGGTTTGGCGAGCGCGACTAAGGCTGGCGCTTCGGCTATGCTGGTTTACCTTGCGATCTATGTTGCGATGTCGGTGGCGGGCTTTGTCGCGGTGCTGTTGCTGCGCGATGAAAACGGCGATCCGATTGAAGCGATTGCCGACATTGCGGGCCTTTCCAAGACTCGTCCATGGTTGGCGCTGTCGCTGGCTTCGGTAATGTTCAGCCTCGCCGGTATCCCGCCGCTGTTCGGTTTCTGGGGCAAGTTCGTGGTGTTCCAGGCTGCGGTGCAGGCCGATTTGATCGTACTGGCGGCCATTGGTATCGCAGCTTCGGTGATCGGTGCGTTCTATTACCTCAAGGTCGTCAAGGTCATGTATTTTGATGATGCGGCCGGCAAGGTGAAGGGCGAAGGGGAGCTTTCGCATACCGTGCTGCTGGTATTGTCGACGCTGGCGATTTCGCCTCTGGGTTACCTGCTGACCAAGTGTCTTGGTGCGCTGGCGGACAATGCGGCTGCCGCATTGTTCCCCGTCGGTTGA
- a CDS encoding biotin--[acetyl-CoA-carboxylase] ligase gives MIEIVAEIASTNAALLARLGGGEALREGDWLIADRQTAGRGRAGRPWSDGFGNFMGSTVVQLRAADPLPQTLALVAGLAVHEAVGTVAPALRDARLKWPNDLLIGDAKLAGILLERQANAIVVGVGLNLAHAPDVEGRNTVALSELGFPVERDRFAAQLATNFADVLARWHLGEWPMLREQWLSRALPVGTLISVKDRDQGVIMGAFGGVDENGVALLRLADGAVRAIHAGDIDMVGSHASRG, from the coding sequence TTGATCGAAATCGTTGCTGAAATTGCCTCCACCAATGCTGCGCTGCTGGCGCGGCTTGGTGGAGGGGAAGCGCTTCGTGAAGGTGACTGGCTGATCGCTGACCGGCAGACTGCTGGACGGGGCAGGGCTGGCCGCCCGTGGTCCGATGGTTTCGGTAACTTCATGGGATCGACGGTGGTGCAGTTGCGCGCCGCCGATCCCCTGCCGCAGACTCTGGCGCTGGTCGCGGGTCTTGCTGTGCATGAAGCGGTTGGCACTGTGGCGCCTGCGCTGCGTGATGCGCGGCTGAAGTGGCCGAATGATTTGCTAATCGGTGATGCCAAGCTGGCCGGTATCCTGCTGGAGCGGCAAGCCAATGCCATTGTTGTTGGCGTTGGCCTCAATCTGGCTCATGCGCCTGACGTAGAAGGGCGCAACACGGTTGCGCTCAGCGAGTTGGGCTTTCCTGTGGAACGCGACCGCTTTGCCGCACAACTTGCCACAAATTTTGCAGATGTGCTGGCGCGCTGGCATCTGGGTGAATGGCCCATGCTGCGCGAACAATGGCTTTCACGCGCCTTGCCGGTTGGCACGTTGATATCGGTGAAAGACCGCGATCAGGGCGTGATTATGGGCGCATTCGGCGGGGTGGACGAAAACGGCGTTGCCCTTCTGCGCTTGGCGGATGGCGCGGTCCGTGCCATCCACGCTGGCGACATAGATATGGTGGGTTCCCATGCTTCTCGCGGTTGA
- a CDS encoding type III pantothenate kinase — protein MLLAVDVGNTNIVFALFEGRTIKSRWRVATDPRRTADEYAVWLLQLMQLQGFDAKAVQQILISTVVPRALHNLQVLAQKYFGLEPLIAGQPPVEWGFEADVDEPRSLGADRAVNTIAAHAKYRGDLIVVDFGTATTFDVVDFNGAYKGGIIAPGINLSLDALVSAAAKLPRIAIAPPQGNNSVIGRNTEDQMQIGVFWGYVSMMEGLIMRMRAEIGRPAKIVATGGLAVLFDEHTSIFDHVDTDLTLDGLAILAERVATS, from the coding sequence ATGCTTCTCGCGGTTGACGTCGGCAATACCAATATTGTCTTTGCCCTGTTCGAAGGGCGCACGATCAAATCGCGCTGGCGTGTGGCGACCGATCCACGCCGCACCGCGGACGAATATGCGGTGTGGTTGTTGCAATTGATGCAACTTCAGGGGTTTGACGCCAAAGCGGTGCAACAGATCCTGATTTCCACGGTCGTCCCGCGCGCGCTGCATAACCTGCAAGTTCTGGCGCAAAAGTATTTCGGACTGGAGCCGCTCATCGCCGGGCAGCCGCCCGTGGAGTGGGGTTTTGAGGCAGATGTGGATGAGCCTCGCTCGCTCGGCGCGGATAGGGCGGTCAATACGATCGCGGCCCATGCAAAATATCGTGGCGATCTGATCGTCGTCGATTTTGGCACCGCTACCACGTTCGATGTGGTGGATTTCAATGGTGCCTACAAAGGCGGGATCATTGCGCCGGGTATCAACCTGTCGCTTGACGCATTGGTGAGCGCGGCGGCCAAGTTGCCGCGCATTGCCATCGCACCGCCGCAAGGTAACAACAGTGTGATTGGCCGGAACACCGAAGACCAGATGCAGATCGGGGTGTTCTGGGGCTATGTTTCGATGATGGAAGGTTTGATAATGCGTATGCGGGCCGAGATTGGCCGCCCGGCGAAGATCGTGGCGACCGGAGGTCTGGCGGTGCTGTTTGATGAGCACACCAGCATTTTCGACCATGTCGATACCGATCTTACGCTGGATGGTCTGGCGATTCTTGCAGAACGGGTGGCCACATCGTGA
- a CDS encoding ribonuclease J, giving the protein MKPGKELLFLALGGSGEIGMNVNLYGCDGKWLMVDLGMTFADPHYPGIDLVFADLEFIEERLDDLVGIVLTHAHEDHIGAVPYFAQELGVPLYATPFTAKLVHEKLVEAGIEDEIELNVIDHLDPFQLGPFGIRYVPLAHSIAEGNALVIDTPHGRVFHTGDWKLDDEPRVGTPATEEELTAIGDEGVLALVCDSTNVFNPKPSGSEGAVRAGLLEAVEAQKGRRVVVTTFASNVARLQTLGEVAEATGRQLCVAGRSLDRIIRVAQSCGYLKDLPDIVHIDDAMNVPRGELLVLATGGQGEPRAALGRIAAEQHPVRLEAGDVVLFSSRQIPGNELAIGRVQNSLVEKGVRIVTDRQSMIHVSGHPGRPELVALYDWLKPEILVPVHGEIRHMAEQAQLGLSEGIPRAIMQKNGDLIRLAPNGPKKLSEQRAGRLILDGDIIAPADGEAIAARRKLANSGLICVALAVRMDGQLVSDVDIGAIGIPLDEDMEAFIAEAKVEAAEAVRKLKGDRKRDRIAVAESVRLAVRRAGQRWSGKKPVVQVLLRES; this is encoded by the coding sequence GTGAAGCCCGGCAAGGAACTGCTTTTCCTCGCACTGGGCGGATCTGGCGAAATCGGGATGAACGTCAACCTTTATGGGTGTGACGGCAAATGGCTGATGGTGGATCTTGGCATGACCTTTGCCGATCCGCACTATCCCGGCATCGATCTGGTCTTTGCCGATCTGGAATTCATTGAAGAGCGGCTCGACGATCTGGTCGGCATCGTTCTGACCCATGCCCATGAAGATCACATCGGCGCAGTCCCCTACTTTGCGCAGGAACTGGGCGTGCCGCTGTACGCGACGCCGTTCACCGCCAAACTGGTGCATGAAAAGCTGGTCGAGGCGGGCATTGAGGACGAGATCGAACTGAACGTGATCGACCATCTCGATCCGTTTCAGCTTGGCCCGTTCGGCATCCGTTATGTACCGCTCGCGCACTCGATTGCCGAAGGCAATGCGCTGGTCATCGACACGCCACATGGCCGGGTGTTCCATACCGGCGACTGGAAGCTGGATGACGAACCGCGCGTTGGCACGCCAGCAACCGAAGAAGAGCTGACCGCCATCGGAGACGAAGGCGTGCTAGCGCTGGTCTGCGATTCCACCAACGTGTTCAATCCCAAGCCATCGGGGTCCGAAGGTGCGGTGCGCGCAGGGTTGCTGGAAGCGGTGGAAGCGCAGAAGGGGCGGCGCGTGGTGGTGACCACCTTTGCGTCGAACGTGGCGCGGCTGCAAACGCTGGGCGAAGTGGCCGAAGCGACTGGGCGGCAACTGTGCGTGGCGGGACGTTCGCTTGATCGGATCATCCGCGTGGCGCAGTCATGCGGCTATCTGAAAGATCTGCCCGACATCGTTCACATCGATGATGCGATGAATGTTCCGCGCGGTGAACTGCTGGTGCTGGCGACCGGCGGGCAGGGCGAGCCGCGCGCGGCGCTGGGGCGCATCGCGGCAGAGCAACACCCTGTCCGGCTTGAAGCGGGCGATGTGGTGCTGTTTTCGTCGCGACAGATTCCGGGGAATGAACTGGCGATTGGCCGGGTGCAGAATTCGCTGGTCGAGAAGGGCGTGCGGATCGTTACCGATCGCCAATCGATGATCCACGTTTCGGGTCATCCGGGGCGGCCTGAACTTGTGGCTTTGTATGACTGGCTGAAGCCGGAAATTCTGGTGCCGGTGCATGGCGAAATTCGCCACATGGCCGAACAGGCGCAGCTGGGGCTGTCTGAAGGCATTCCGCGCGCCATCATGCAAAAGAACGGTGATCTGATCCGGCTTGCACCCAATGGGCCTAAAAAACTGTCGGAACAGCGGGCCGGACGGCTTATTCTGGATGGCGACATCATCGCCCCTGCTGACGGAGAGGCCATAGCGGCGCGGCGCAAGCTGGCCAACAGCGGGCTGATTTGTGTGGCGCTGGCGGTGCGCATGGATGGGCAACTGGTATCCGATGTAGATATTGGTGCCATTGGCATTCCACTGGACGAAGACATGGAAGCTTTCATCGCCGAGGCCAAGGTTGAAGCCGCTGAGGCCGTGCGCAAGCTGAAAGGTGATCGCAAGCGGGATCGTATTGCCGTTGCTGAATCCGTCCGCCTTGCGGTAAGGCGCGCAGGCCAGCGCTGGTCGGGCAAGAAGCCCGTTGTTCAGGTGCTGCTGCGGGAAAGCTGA
- a CDS encoding DUF1467 family protein, producing MKLTSIIAIYGLFWVMSAFLVLPFGVRTHDEMGQGKIAGQADSAPANFVPRRIVLRATVLAAVLFGLFYANYFNGWITVADLDLTTYLSH from the coding sequence ATGAAGCTGACGTCGATCATTGCCATCTATGGACTGTTCTGGGTCATGTCGGCGTTTCTGGTTTTGCCGTTTGGTGTGCGCACGCACGACGAAATGGGGCAAGGCAAGATCGCCGGGCAGGCCGATAGTGCCCCTGCCAATTTCGTCCCCAGACGCATCGTTCTGCGCGCCACGGTGCTGGCCGCAGTGCTGTTTGGTCTGTTTTATGCCAATTATTTCAACGGATGGATCACGGTCGCAGATCTCGATCTGACGACCTATCTGTCACATTGA